The genomic stretch CTTTAGTGCCTCAGTTCTCTGTGCACTCAGAGTGAGAGTTTTGTCTTTACTGTTGGGCTCCTGCCAAACACATCCAATGTGACTGTTGCTCATGATATACTATGTGGCAAGAATATTAATATTGAGAATGTACAGGTGTGAAAACTGCCAATTTATTAGTTTTTTAGGATGGCGTATTGTTGTACGCCAATGATACTCTCCTATTGAGTTCTTTAGACCTTGACTGCCAAAACTGATGATTAGAAAAACTCTGGCACACTCATTGAAACATGGCATGGCTGTTTTCACTTGGACAAGATTGTGCATTTGGACTCAAATACCACCTTGGTTTTAATATTTAACCATATCAGTTTATTGATAGTATGTTAAAGATGTAATCCAATGCAAGTCAGAAAGTGTgcattacacttttttttccagcagagGGCACTGTGGAGTTTATGTTTCAACCTAATCTCTTTGTCATGTACTATACTACATGTGTCCACAGCCTGACAGATAGTCCACCTGTAGTGAGCAGGACATTCATTGATTTAATATGCACTCATGCACtgttacatgtttgttttgtccccTTGTTTCATCATATATCACTCTATTGGACTAACAGAACAAAACATTCTGTAACACTCTGATtaactgtctgttttcttttaatcaccGTTCTTAGTATCAGGGAAATCAGTGGCTGCTGGAACAATCACTGTCGTTCTCCTGGCTATCAtatccctctctgtcttcctgtggATCAGGTGAGCAGTTCTGTTCTACTGAATCACTGAATGTTCAATCACTGCAATTTactatttgtttatgttttaattaactGTTCTAACCAGGAAAAAGAGGGCTTCCAGGGAATCTACTGAGGCTGAAGAGAGACCAGACGACAGGGAACAGGTGAGGATAGTTCTGTATTTAACTGTAGAGGACATAAAACCCAGTCTGGCTCCTGTTTATTCATACTGCTGAGTCACTCTGTGTCTTTAAGGGTTTCTAGAAAATTCATCTGACAGAGGAGGACTTCATGTTGCACTTTTGACAACAGGGATATTAGTTCCATTATTACcacagctgcttctgcttcagCTGTTTTCATCCTTGTTTCAATCCTCTGCAAGAATGCACTGTTCAAATGAAAGACTCATATAAAATATGTAGCTGAAAGGGTTTCTGTTTATGTCTACCTGAGCAGGGACAGccggaggagcaggaggacttTCATTACGCCAGCGTCCACTTCTCCAACAACCAGGCAGATAATCTGTACTCCAACATCAGACCAGCTCAGCCTCGAAGACACGTGGAGCAACAGGAAGTCGAGTACGCTGCTGTCAGATATAAAAGTGCCCGTACCGCCCCGAGGTGAGCGGCTCTTCATATAGGAACACtgtgcaacattaaaatgactcaactttaaaaaatacatctgatctgtctttattattatcactgttgGGATGAgaattgtttcattttatacaatatcttttcttcttctcagagCCAGAGGTCAGGGAGCTGCAGAGGATCCAGCTGTGTTGTACAGCACCGTCAACAAAACCTGCTGACCTGCATTTATAAtctgatatttctgtttcttcataACATTTGTATTAAAGCAGGAATATGCAATAGAGACAATTATATATTATAGAGAAGCTCAGATTCATGAACTAAACATACACCAGTGTTCCGCTTGGTGAAAGAATGTGTGAAgtattttatgactttattatcCATTTAATTGTAAATATCACTTCTAACACGCTTTTTACTGCAACCTGATGAATGAAAGTTCAATATTCAGTgaacttttatattttatcattgAATTACTCTCTGACAACTGTTCTTCCTCCCAAATCTCCCCTGCAGCCTCCAAAACACACCTGAAGTAGTTGTACAACAGGTGATGTGATGCCTCTCAGGTGTTGGAGCTCATGATAGGGATTAAATACTTTGTGAGTTACTCTCAGACAAAACTGTAGGAGTCTAAGACCCAATCTCAATAATAAGAGTCATGATATAACGATATTGACAATAATCAggacatttcaaaatgaaatacTAATAGTGTTAATATTACAAATATGATAGCAGCTTGTAAATAATACATTGCCTCTTTCCGTTTCTTTCCCTTCCCACTTTGTCGTGGTAGGTGATGATAATGCACCTTAACACTGGTTGAgtgtaattgttgtttttgtacacaTTAGTACAGTTATGGTAAGaggctctctctccacctccctacacTCGTATTGTAAGTGTAATTAATTTGCCAGaatacagacaaaacacacagtaaacaaagttaaagatgaATTTGACTGAGCATTATTGTTTCCAAATTCTCTAGAGATGTTGTgataatattgttattttgaCCGCGAGGGTTGTGTTGTTAAAATCTTATATTGTGACAGTCCTGATCCCAATACACCCCTTGGCCTCGACCACTTAGCCCTgcctctgttttgtgtgttcacATCTACAGTAGTGTGTCCTGAGTCTCGTTGGGACAGAGGAGTACGACAGTTCTCTCCAAACTGAGGTTCttttttcagaggcacacttcaaaccaTAGGTTATCAGAACTCTTTGCTGTTTCAATGTATTATTGTCCTTTTCTTTACAACCATCTCAAAACAATTGCTACTAGATCACTGATGTCTCAGTAGCTGGCTAATGTTACAtcacattattttttgtatatattactTTTAAAGTTCAAAGTTCTTTGTTTTCCTGAAGCTCAGACGCCAAAATAAAattttggcattttacatttctgcaaactacGGATATCCTCAAATTAAAGTTGTAGGTACTATATCGAGATCTCTACAATACGTGTCATATCATTTTCATATCACCtgtttatgagctgactttAATATCATGTAGTGAAGGGTAACGTGGTagtgtttcagcatttgtaagcatgaaaccactaaatgttttaacatttggaCATTtccaaacatgatcttttccaaacccaaacagtgtttttcttgcctaaaccttaTCAGACCATGAGCACAGTGTTGCCACATATAACAATTTCAAGTTGTACCTTAAGAAACATATAGTACAGATGCAACATAAAAAGCTTTCAACACATTTGTGCGATTGGATTGTTTTTCCTGAACTCTCAGTCTGACTCTTGTGCTTCTGTAACATTGTTATTTTACCCTGGAGATCAATAAAGTATCATACTTACTGAATTAACTGAGTGATTAATGAAATGTCTcagatttatttgatatttcagACCATACCTGCAAGGTAACCTTTtgacacaacattaaacatctCTTAACAGAATGTCTTAGAGTGGACGGATGATTGAAACTGGGCTTTAGTTACTCATCACTTAACACAAAGTAAAGTTTTGTTACTGCATCTTGTACGATTATGATGATAGTGTGGTGACAAAATGTGTACACAGGAAGACGGACACATAAAAACACCTGGTGATGTTGTCAAAACTGCCTCTGTGGTAGTCCTTGCTACTGTCGGTGTCCCCAGGACCACATTTTGCCGtggtgacacacacacccagacacacacacatgcacacacacacacacacatacacactcgtcttaggttaaatttggctatcaatagtATCAATAAATTATCAGGGATAGTTAttaattatcattaataatacaatcaaatttacattagatcaccttttaaggcccccacacaagCGTTGCACGTCTGAAGCATTTGGAGAGACTCGTACGAGGttgggaacaaatatgtttggtgtgttcaggtgcgtcGGAAGCATTCGGAGCCGCACGGACGTTGttggatccgactgagcatgcgaagtctgaggaggttggctgtcggacgtctgagccattggattctctgattggcgtGTTCTAGCGAATctgcgcggtgtgtgggaggggcggaatatgTGTGCACATTGGTGTTCTACGCACTCCGTTccatcatttcttgttttcatgctttggagtactggcacgagactagctgttattatgtccgttcaggacgaattaatctgtgttcgtttggtgatgcctcgctgcatgtttagtatgcagctgtttttgtctgaaatagttaagttttgttttgatcaaaagtaaagagagttgcgtgcataaacctctagtccaaCGTCattaacactagagccaccgGCTTATTgtatctcgcgcaagcgcagaacgtacacactactgttggcagcacgtcgaagcggtgtgttcaatgcaacttttgtgccgaacgggtcagacgagaggcaacagagtggtcggagagtggtcggataaggcagttggacgtctgggtgGTGTTCGGGGGCCTTTAATGCTCCATGACCAATACACAATGGTGCCCTGTGTGAGGCAGCGCACAGCATACTAGTCATGCTGTCACTATAAAAATAGACATCATGATCTGAGGGCAGTCTTTCATTTATTAACATGCATTAAGGTGTGAAGTGATGTGTCAAACTGTAAGAAGGCTGTTGCACCTTTTATAAACCTGAATCTTCACTGTAGTTGCTGATCAAAGCACAAGCTTGACATCAGAATGAggctgagtagataatgactgaattttacatttttgtgtgaacATTTACTTGAAGAAGTTAATTGtttgcaaaaacaacaaaacaagttaAGTCTTCGGCCATCTTTCTCATTATGTGTGTAAATTATGTGAAGGGGAACAAAGTTGGTTGTGTTTTTAACAACTCTACTTCTGTTTAATGCTTTCAGAGCAGAACAGACAAGTAGTCAAGACAGTCTCCTTCCACGTGTGGTTAGAGTCTTACTTGTGCTACTAATACTGCTCCTGGACATTATTTACCTGCAGGCATCTTGTTGACTCTGAAGCCACACAGGGAGATGAGAGGAGCAGTGATGAGTTTACCTCCAGCAGCGAGTGGATTAGTCGTCCTTCTCCTCACTGTACAAGGTAAAGTATATCTACATTTATGTTGCAGAGTTACACTACAGGTGTTTACAGTCAGAGCGACCCAAGGTGATGAAGAATTAATTGATTTAGTCATTCTTAGATAACTATGTTCTTAGATTTGACTTGTAAATTGATGCACTTCTTTAACGAGGAAGTAACATTTACCTAAGGAGTGAGAGGAAGTCAGATGAGACATGCAAATCAGTGTGAATGCACTTCCCCTTCATCTTGTTGAGTGAAGTTTTGCTGTAGGCTTTAATCACACCTATTTCTGTGTATATCGGgtatttatttaaatcaaaGTCTTTCTGGGATGTGTTACACTAGTCTGAGAAAATTGTGTCTGATTCTGTTTGTCCCCTTCAAGAAATCATAAAAATGAGCTACTGCAGCAACCCTTTACAATAAGTTATCAAAGCCAACAAGTAGAGACAAGCTAAAGTTTTGCAAGTGTACTTCAGTTGTGATctagaaaagtaaaaaaaaaaaaaaaaaagtattatctttattgttgttgtgaatctgatgttctctgtgttacagtgatacagggtcagaATGGCTGGGGAGTGAcctacagctctactgagatctgtgccttaaaaggatcaacagtggacatgagctgcacctacagataCCCATCCACTGTAAAGAGAGTTCAGAATAGATTCTGGTTCACAAAAGAGAGTAATGGTGTTTATACAGATATGAGAATAGACCCACAGTATTCAGGTCGTGTGCAGTATATCTGTGGTAACAAggactgcactctgagaatcacagacctgagagagagcgactcagctgagtacaagttcagatTCATTACAGACCAAGAAGGTGGGAAACATTCTGGTttacctggagtcactttgtcTGTCACAGGTAACATTGCCATCTGGATATTTATTAAGTTCTATGTTgcaatatctgtgtgtgtgtgtgtgtgtgtgtgttgacattcaGTATAAATGAAGACTTCTGTTTCTTATTCACATATTCAGATCTGCAGGTGAGGGTGGAGAGATCACATGTCTTTCCTTCTGAACTCTGGGCAGcactgaagtgtcacagcagttgtccTCTACCTGGTCATCTTCACTACGTCTGGTACAAGAATGGACGGATCATTCGGGGACAAACATCTTCTTATTATTCAGACTACTTCACTCCTACAGACAGCTTTTCCTGTGCTGTAGAAGGACATGAGAACTTCCGCTCTCCTCCACTGTGTGAGTTTACTTACAGTCGTCCACTGAAATAACACCTGGTGGAGCCTTTTGAGCCgacctggggtccgtttcacaaagcaggtttagtgaaaagtctgagtttgttaaccctgaaatgagggaaactgagttttccgtttcacaaagggaggtaactcaaaccagagaaagagggctaactctagcctgtttcacagagagaggtaacttaagctctcggtcagttaccatggtaacatactctatgaacctaacctggtcgggaccaggtttttctcaacaaacctcgagtttctctctgtctccgccctctttcagccacacacggtatttgatttcctcattcattcagtcagcaggcgagttttggtgaagtatagttctgccgtctgtttttgagaaaatcattgcaaaaatcagtcagtaggcctacattagaagttatattaggtggcgactattttcactactgTGGCATGTCCTTtggataatgatcccgtggatgaaggtgcagcattactgcacagagaattaaatattcgtcgggagatgattatcagcatttccagacaattatctttttgagcggtaccgtttcacttcacagtccatcatttacatacacaacctaatccgtccttacatttccaacattgccaaccgaagtcatgctctcacatcccagcagatattgtgtgttgcgctgtgtttttttgcaaatgggagttttttatacaacgtcggagatgcagagcacttgagcaaggcaactgtatcagagcggtcagaaaagtgtgcctcgccctgaaacgcctactaccatctttatcattttcagctcctctgcctccgttagaggtggcggtgctgggccaccacccgttttacgggcatctgctttctttctgttggctgagtagaagtctgtgttaatttaaataggcttaattattttacagaatatgatatagatgagaagacatttatgtgtgtgaatacagtattatgttggggataaaacaactgtacagtcaaacagccacttaatatttacttgtaaaacatgatcaaaatgaggtacccccatgagattatgctgaggtcttacctgtttgaacaatgtttttatgtttcatcttaagctgcagccaagtgcgcttctcccccgcgggattgcacctaaattaaataaattaataggc from Sparus aurata chromosome 1, fSpaAur1.1, whole genome shotgun sequence encodes the following:
- the LOC115588249 gene encoding basement membrane-specific heparan sulfate proteoglycan core protein-like, whose translation is MRGAVMSLPPAASGLVVLLLTVQVIQGQNGWGVTYSSTEICALKGSTVDMSCTYRYPSTVKRVQNRFWFTKESNGVYTDMRIDPQYSGRVQYICGNKDCTLRITDLRESDSAEYKFRFITDQEGGKHSGLPGVTLSVTDLQVRVERSHVFPSELWAALKCHSSCPLPGHLHYVWYKNGRIIRGQTSSYYSDYFTPTDSFSCAVEGHENFRSPPLYPTRVPSVSVSPSAEIVEGSSVTLTCSSDANAAATYNWYKKNGNADRHPLSKDPQLVFSSIQSSDSGEYYCTSPVINSVSEK